Genomic segment of Ignavibacteriota bacterium:
TTCCATTCCGATTTCATCTCCGTAATAGACCATCGGCGCGCCGAGATATGTCATTTGAAATAAAACAGCAACGCGCATCTTATCCACATCACCCCGCATAAGCGTTAAGAATCGTTCCGTATCATGACTGCCGATGAGATTTTGCATTGCATAGCTTGCTTCTTCAGGGTAATCTTCCCTGATTTTTTTCAACACGGAATCAAACTCAGTTACATTGGTTAGTTCATTCACGAAGTAATCAATCACGGCGTTCCGGAAGCGGTAATTCATCACCGCATGAAATTCATTTCCCTGCAACCACGGCGTTGCATCTTCCCAAAGTTCTCCGACAATATAGGCATCGGGATTTACTTCCTTAACCAACTTGCACCATTCAATCCAAAAGTCGTGCGACATTTCATTCGGCACATCGAGCCGCCAGCCATCAAGTCCTGTTTTCATCCAATATTTTGTTACATCAAACAAATACTTCCGCACTTCGGGAGTATCAGCCATCAACTTCGGTAAATCTCCGTAACCCCACCAACACTCGTAATTGGGTTTGCTTGCGGGTCCCACAGGGAAACTATGCACTTTATACCAGTTGATATATTTCGAGTTCGCTTCGTTCTTGATGATATCATCAAACGCAAAAAAATCTCTTCCCGTGTGATTGAACACTCCGTCAATGATGACACGAATATTCCGTTTGTGGCACTCGCTCAATAATTGCTTGAATGTTTCCTCCGTACCAAAGTTATCATCTATTTTGTAATAATCGGTTGCGTGATACTTGTGGTTGGTGTTCGATTCAAAAATAGGATTGAGATAGAGGGCATTGATACCGAGTTCCTGAAGGTAATTAAGATGTTCAATGATTCCTTTCAGGTCGCCGCCAAAATAGTTTTGTCGTTTCGGCTTTCCTCCCCACTTTTCAACATTAGGCGGGTCAATGGAAGAATCTCCGTTTGCAAATCGTTCAGGGAATATTTGATACCAGATGGCGTCTTTCGTCCAGTCGGGAACTTTCAGTTTCGTCATAGATGATGGTTGTTGAGAAAGTAAAAGTTGAGAGAATAAAAATAGAAGTGTCAGTAATCTCGTCATTGTCGTGTTCAATTTTTGTATGAATATAAGAAAAGCGAGAGACTAAATGAAGAAGTGTTTCATAGATTTATTCCGAACATCTGTAAATAAAAAAGGCGCTCTTGTCATTAGAAACAAGAAGCGCCTTTTCAAATAATTATTTATCTGACATTACTTAACATACATCATCGTCTTCGTCTCGACAAAGTTATTTGTCGTTAAGCGGTAATAATAAATTCCGCTTGGCAAATTCTTCGGTGAGAACGAAAGCGTGTAGGTTCCGCTTTGCTGAACACCGTTCACCAACGTTTCCACTTCACGACCGAGCATGTCATACACTTTTAGCACAACAGGCGAAGAAACCGCGAGAGAATAGTTAATCGTCGTTGACGGGTTAAACGGATTCGGATAGTTCTGGTTTAAACTAAACACGAACGGAATTCCACTTTGGTCATCGCCGATTCCAAGCGGGTCTTCTAACACAGTTGGACCGACAGTTCCAAATGTATCAACAGCCGTAGCACTAGAAAGATAACGGTCCATGTGTAGTTCATGGTTTGCAGCAAATCCTGCTTCGTTATCATTCCCACCTTCGTTATTTGCATCATCACCAAAATTGATGCTGTATTTGTACTGTACATCAAGAACTGTGTATGCAGGGAATAAAACATCCCGTGAGAATATCTGGTCACCGGCAGTTATATCACCATTCGTTCCGTCATCATACATACGAATAGCAATGGACGTATCCGAATTGGGCCATCCGTCTCCGGGCCATTGTAACGGTTGTGAACTTCCCGCAATCCACACGGAGTTAACAACAGGGAACGTGTTATTCGATAGAATAGATTTCGCACCAGTTGTATAACATGTGAACTTGATGGTGCAAGTTTGATTGATAACGGTTTCAAGCGAGCCATTATTAAATGATTCATTGATTGATGCTGCCAAATTATCAATATCAGATTGCGTAAACGTGTACACACGATCATTACTGAAACTTTCCCAATTATTATCCTCATACCAGAATTTAAATCGGAAAGATTCACCGACTCCTGCCCGAATCGTAAATGTTCCTTCAAATAAATCCGGATTCAATGCGTTGGATGTAAGCGTACCTCCACCCCAGCCATTGAAAGAACCGCGTACTTCAACTACATCATCAACCGGGTCGAAACGGCCGGAAAGTCGTTCAAGTTCCATATTTACTGAGAACGTAACCTGAATATCATGTTGCTCGACATAGACTGAATCGCGGTTGAAATAATCTTCAAACGTACCTCCGC
This window contains:
- a CDS encoding T9SS type A sorting domain-containing protein, encoding MNVQGDITVTANFALDMVEVMFAVDMKVQMMRGNFNPSEDTVYIGGNFNSMLYDIMSDGNNDSIYTFTFSNGYPGDTLTFKFGYYDFSQSNVSLENDPIREYIIPMGGGSYSDYFDRDSTYNPPIVVTFNANMWVKIKKGAFDPANDILVVSGDFNSWGTSDTLKDLDNDSVYSITLQPGLSGDTIKFKFRYWDKNDNPNTASNWEDNPDRLFVIPDGGGTFEDYFNRDSVYVEQHDIQVTFSVNMELERLSGRFDPVDDVVEVRGSFNGWGGGTLTSNALNPDLFEGTFTIRAGVGESFRFKFWYEDNNWESFSNDRVYTFTQSDIDNLAASINESFNNGSLETVINQTCTIKFTCYTTGAKSILSNNTFPVVNSVWIAGSSQPLQWPGDGWPNSDTSIAIRMYDDGTNGDITAGDQIFSRDVLFPAYTVLDVQYKYSINFGDDANNEGGNDNEAGFAANHELHMDRYLSSATAVDTFGTVGPTVLEDPLGIGDDQSGIPFVFSLNQNYPNPFNPSTTINYSLAVSSPVVLKVYDMLGREVETLVNGVQQSGTYTLSFSPKNLPSGIYYYRLTTNNFVETKTMMYVK
- a CDS encoding glycoside hydrolase family 13 protein, with amino-acid sequence MTKLKVPDWTKDAIWYQIFPERFANGDSSIDPPNVEKWGGKPKRQNYFGGDLKGIIEHLNYLQELGINALYLNPIFESNTNHKYHATDYYKIDDNFGTEETFKQLLSECHKRNIRVIIDGVFNHTGRDFFAFDDIIKNEANSKYINWYKVHSFPVGPASKPNYECWWGYGDLPKLMADTPEVRKYLFDVTKYWMKTGLDGWRLDVPNEMSHDFWIEWCKLVKEVNPDAYIVGELWEDATPWLQGNEFHAVMNYRFRNAVIDYFVNELTNVTEFDSVLKKIREDYPEEASYAMQNLIGSHDTERFLTLMRGDVDKMRVAVLFQMTYLGAPMVYYGDEIGMEGGKDPDCRRTMPWDESQWDTDLQDWYRKLIKIRNEVSVLRRGSFKTALVDDEGEMYGFWREDGNDAALVLFNNDEEDRTISITATGQDVEWTDKLNSVSYKKDGSEIKDINIPALSGVVLVPKR